From one Agathobaculum sp. NTUH-O15-33 genomic stretch:
- a CDS encoding sugar ABC transporter substrate-binding protein translates to MSKRMFAKSIGLVAVSLSVLLSGCAGGGTGGGTEKEAGGDKPVGDTIKVGVANRTFKESAYLFMQQGSEAKAEEYGNVQIDWQACDLNIANQKNIVENFISQGYDAIVIEPCDSVSMVQQAREVRDAGISLIFIEQKMDGIAPDIWITGNNYQLGCLQVEDFVKRWGEDQPAKCVMLAGSDGDYAAEEIKRGVQETVAKYPNLELVFEQTIQDWDREKAMKSMEDAISVHGDAINAVFAANDGMALGAYKAAQNAGLEKDMYFYGGDNDQETNEMILAGAENIFVVDRGSFSHGEMITTAAVQLVNGEELTFDETDADDYKCKWAQLTMVGYDNLEPSKIKFPELFE, encoded by the coding sequence ATGAGTAAGAGAATGTTTGCAAAATCGATCGGTTTGGTAGCGGTAAGTCTTAGCGTTTTGCTTTCTGGCTGCGCGGGGGGCGGAACCGGCGGCGGTACGGAAAAAGAGGCCGGCGGCGACAAGCCCGTGGGCGATACGATCAAGGTCGGCGTGGCCAACCGCACGTTTAAGGAATCCGCCTATCTGTTCATGCAGCAGGGCTCGGAGGCAAAGGCCGAGGAATACGGCAACGTGCAGATCGACTGGCAGGCCTGCGATCTGAACATCGCCAACCAGAAAAATATTGTGGAAAACTTCATCAGTCAGGGCTACGACGCGATCGTGATCGAGCCTTGCGACTCGGTTTCCATGGTGCAGCAGGCCCGCGAGGTGCGGGACGCCGGCATCAGCCTGATCTTTATTGAGCAGAAGATGGACGGCATTGCACCGGATATTTGGATCACCGGCAACAACTATCAGCTCGGTTGCTTGCAGGTCGAGGATTTTGTAAAGCGCTGGGGCGAGGATCAGCCCGCCAAGTGCGTCATGCTGGCCGGTTCGGACGGCGACTACGCGGCCGAAGAGATCAAGCGCGGCGTGCAGGAAACGGTTGCCAAGTATCCGAATCTGGAACTGGTGTTCGAGCAGACGATTCAAGACTGGGACCGCGAAAAAGCAATGAAGTCCATGGAGGACGCGATCTCCGTGCACGGCGACGCGATCAACGCGGTTTTTGCGGCGAACGACGGCATGGCGCTCGGCGCGTATAAGGCGGCGCAGAACGCGGGGCTGGAAAAGGATATGTACTTCTACGGCGGCGATAACGATCAGGAGACCAACGAAATGATCCTAGCCGGCGCGGAGAACATTTTTGTGGTGGACCGCGGCTCGTTCAGCCATGGCGAAATGATCACCACGGCGGCGGTGCAGCTGGTAAACGGCGAGGAGCTGACCTTTGACGAGACCGACGCGGACGACTACAAATGCAAGTGGGCGCAGCTGACCATGGTCGGCTATGACAATCTGGAGCCCAGCAAGATCAAGTTCCCCGAGCTGTTCGAGTGA